One Acidimicrobiia bacterium DNA window includes the following coding sequences:
- a CDS encoding DUF6049 family protein has translation MRRTRDVASVVAVVAVVAVVVSALLAFDATPARAANGTTTTTASRGPAGTITLLQQPAWSPLDSDVAMRVRIDGDVARLGVSFALHSSLSSRTAFEDTIGETGLGGRMHVTTAPLASLPAAGDVYTITGLVRAPASEGVYALEVELYDLHTRGRVDGFVTYVVAVSQTQPGGYAIAQPLATAWIWPAVANPAYLPDGSPDPSVVRELGPDGRLGRIASLVKAAAGLPITVEPGPETVEAWSALANQDRDLAATFAALRDSTQSFLAGAYVPVDMPALVDAGLASEIGAQLSFGADTLTSVFGVRADTRTVAVDPIDQRSLGDLHDSGVDRVVVDPSRLTPISSKFTPARPFELGADGRVLTAVATDPGLASLLAPGDASPALRAQRFLAGLAVVAFEAPGTQRGVVVAMPTMWNVDASTQTAVTTVLAGLRDNPLVKVESVGTLLDTVPAETSGRSRQPLVRTTQPLRTSPSLPVSARDVRTETDRLASFGTLVTPDDPRIQRGNRAILVSMSSAWTGASGRRRAARELGVIEDTIGAFVAEIRGPQNSTVTITARRAEIPLSFQNATDQPVKVRVRFQSEKLFFPDGADRVLTLPPRNTTARFAVEARTSGTFPLSVSVTSPDGQISFEQTRFTVRSTVVSGVGLVLMLGAGFFLAGWWANHYRRRRRGRREARESGRTPRVRGATAWEPTAPSRGSAG, from the coding sequence GTGAGACGTACGCGCGACGTCGCCTCGGTCGTGGCCGTCGTCGCGGTTGTCGCGGTCGTGGTGTCGGCGCTGCTCGCATTCGACGCGACACCGGCGCGCGCGGCGAACGGCACGACGACGACGACAGCGTCGCGAGGACCGGCCGGCACCATCACGCTGCTGCAGCAACCGGCGTGGAGCCCGCTCGACTCGGACGTCGCGATGCGCGTCCGCATCGACGGTGACGTCGCACGGCTCGGTGTGTCGTTCGCACTGCACTCGTCGCTGTCCTCGCGTACCGCGTTCGAGGACACGATCGGGGAGACGGGTCTCGGCGGCCGGATGCACGTGACGACCGCGCCCCTCGCGTCGTTGCCGGCCGCGGGCGACGTGTACACGATCACGGGGCTGGTGCGCGCGCCGGCCAGCGAAGGCGTCTACGCGCTCGAGGTGGAGCTCTACGACCTGCACACGCGAGGCCGCGTCGACGGGTTCGTCACGTACGTCGTCGCGGTGAGCCAGACGCAGCCGGGCGGCTACGCGATCGCGCAGCCGCTGGCGACCGCGTGGATCTGGCCCGCGGTCGCGAACCCCGCCTACCTCCCTGACGGATCGCCCGACCCGTCCGTCGTCCGGGAGCTCGGCCCGGACGGCCGCCTCGGGCGGATCGCGTCGCTCGTGAAGGCGGCCGCCGGGCTGCCGATCACGGTCGAACCGGGCCCGGAGACGGTCGAGGCGTGGTCCGCGCTCGCGAACCAGGACCGTGATCTCGCCGCGACGTTCGCCGCGCTCCGCGACTCGACGCAGTCGTTCCTCGCCGGCGCCTACGTCCCGGTCGACATGCCCGCGCTTGTCGACGCCGGGCTGGCGAGCGAGATCGGCGCGCAGCTGTCGTTCGGCGCCGACACGTTGACCTCGGTGTTCGGTGTGCGCGCCGACACCCGCACGGTCGCGGTCGACCCGATCGACCAGCGCTCGCTCGGCGACCTCCACGACTCGGGGGTCGACCGGGTGGTCGTCGACCCGTCACGCCTGACGCCGATCTCGTCGAAGTTCACACCCGCGCGCCCGTTCGAGCTCGGCGCCGACGGACGGGTGCTGACGGCCGTCGCGACGGATCCCGGTCTCGCGTCGCTCCTCGCGCCCGGCGACGCGTCACCGGCGCTGCGCGCGCAGCGGTTCCTCGCCGGCCTCGCCGTCGTCGCGTTCGAGGCGCCCGGCACCCAGCGCGGCGTGGTCGTCGCGATGCCGACGATGTGGAACGTCGACGCGTCGACGCAGACGGCGGTCACGACCGTCCTCGCCGGGCTGCGGGACAACCCGCTCGTCAAGGTGGAGAGCGTCGGGACGTTGCTCGACACGGTGCCGGCCGAGACGTCGGGCCGGTCGCGGCAACCTCTCGTCCGGACCACACAGCCCCTCCGCACCTCGCCGTCGCTGCCGGTGAGCGCGCGTGACGTCCGGACCGAGACCGATCGTCTCGCGTCGTTCGGAACGCTCGTCACACCGGACGACCCCCGCATCCAACGCGGCAACCGCGCCATCCTCGTCTCGATGAGCTCGGCATGGACGGGCGCGAGCGGGCGACGGCGCGCCGCGCGCGAGCTCGGCGTTATCGAGGACACCATCGGCGCGTTCGTCGCGGAGATCCGCGGCCCGCAGAACTCGACGGTGACGATCACCGCGCGCCGCGCCGAGATCCCACTCTCGTTCCAGAACGCGACGGACCAACCGGTGAAGGTCCGGGTCCGGTTCCAGAGCGAGAAGCTGTTCTTCCCGGACGGCGCCGACCGGGTCCTCACGCTCCCGCCGCGGAACACGACGGCGCGCTTCGCCGTCGAGGCGCGGACGTCGGGCACGTTCCCGCTCAGCGTCAGCGTGACGTCGCCCGACGGGCAGATCAGCTTCGAGCAGACGCGCTTCACGGTGCGTTCGACCGTCGTCAGCGGCGTCGGTCTCGTGCTGATGCTCGGTGCCGGCTTCTTCCTCGCGGGCTGGTGGGCCAACCACTACCGGCGACGCAGGCGCGGTCGCCGGGAGGCGCGGGAGTCCGGACGGACACCGCGCGTCCGCGGCGCGACCGCGTGGGAACCGACCGCGCCGAGTCGTGGGTCCGCCGGCTGA
- a CDS encoding PilT/PilU family type 4a pilus ATPase: protein MLELDELLRDAVDHRASDLHVKVGSRPFLRIDGRLEETRFDVVTAADTERVAFAIMPKQRADEFLATNEADFAYTVAGLGRFRVNVFRQRGSVGLVLRRVLPGIPSFEDLGLPTVVRRLAEEPRGLVLVTGPTGSGKTTSLAAMIDHINETQQRHIVTIEDPIEVLHTDKQSIVNQREVGTDTEDFHAALKRVLRQDPDVILIGEMRDPDTVWAALAAAETGHLVFSTLHTISATDTINRVIDFFPSHQQRQVRMSIAGSLRGIISQRLLERCDRAGRVPAVEVLVATGRVFDRIVDPDSTHDIEQIIAEGEYYGMQTFDQSLLSLYKQGMVSRRDALATATQPHDLRLKMEQFELARMEAANS from the coding sequence GTGCTGGAGCTGGACGAGCTGCTTCGCGACGCCGTCGACCACCGGGCGTCGGACCTCCACGTGAAGGTCGGTTCGCGACCCTTCCTGCGAATCGACGGACGACTCGAGGAGACCCGGTTCGACGTCGTGACGGCTGCGGACACGGAGCGCGTCGCGTTCGCCATCATGCCCAAGCAGCGCGCCGACGAGTTCCTCGCGACGAACGAGGCCGACTTCGCGTACACCGTCGCGGGCCTCGGTCGCTTCCGCGTCAACGTGTTCCGTCAGCGCGGCTCCGTCGGGCTCGTGCTGCGCCGCGTCCTTCCCGGGATCCCGAGCTTCGAGGACCTCGGGCTGCCGACGGTCGTCCGGCGTCTCGCGGAGGAGCCGCGCGGCCTCGTGCTCGTCACCGGTCCGACCGGCTCGGGCAAGACGACGTCGCTCGCGGCCATGATCGACCACATCAACGAGACGCAGCAGCGTCACATCGTGACGATCGAGGACCCGATCGAGGTCCTCCACACCGACAAGCAGTCGATCGTCAACCAGCGCGAGGTCGGTACGGACACCGAGGACTTCCATGCCGCGCTCAAGCGCGTCCTCCGTCAGGACCCCGACGTCATCCTCATCGGCGAGATGCGCGACCCCGACACCGTCTGGGCCGCGCTCGCGGCCGCGGAGACCGGCCACCTCGTGTTCTCGACGCTCCACACGATCAGCGCGACGGACACGATCAACCGGGTCATCGACTTCTTCCCGTCGCACCAGCAGCGTCAGGTGCGCATGTCGATCGCCGGGTCGCTGCGCGGCATCATCAGCCAGCGGCTGCTCGAGCGGTGTGACCGCGCGGGCCGGGTGCCCGCGGTCGAGGTGCTCGTGGCAACCGGTCGCGTGTTCGACCGGATCGTCGACCCGGACAGCACCCACGACATCGAGCAGATCATCGCCGAGGGCGAGTATTACGGCATGCAGACGTTCGACCAGAGCCTGCTGTCGCTCTACAAGCAGGGGATGGTCAGCCGGCGTGACGCGCTCGCGACCGCGACGCAGCCGCACGATCTCCGTCTCAAGATGGAGCAGTTCGAGCTCGCGCGCATGGAGGCCGCGAACTCCTAG
- a CDS encoding maleylpyruvate isomerase family mycothiol-dependent enzyme: MTTAPHCSRVAVLGEYRDGVRALSEVTMGVDADRWAVRACGTWTIEEVARHVLAVADWYHAWLDRGLAGDGSPPFTSDELEARNAQELARRVAVPGNVAIEQFTERAASYGARVRDAWDTPYGFPSGTVTAGLHLAVAAAEWHLHAWDVARAVGREHRPGDPETLLNAVIDCFAVARGGVEGNMLRTFAPAVARFGDPWASLLRRSGRRPPFRWLRRRT; encoded by the coding sequence GTGACGACCGCGCCGCACTGCTCGCGCGTCGCCGTGCTCGGCGAGTACCGCGACGGGGTGCGCGCGCTGTCCGAGGTCACGATGGGCGTCGACGCCGACCGGTGGGCCGTACGCGCGTGCGGCACGTGGACGATCGAGGAGGTCGCGCGCCACGTCCTCGCCGTCGCGGACTGGTACCACGCGTGGCTCGACCGGGGCCTCGCCGGCGACGGGTCGCCGCCGTTCACGTCCGACGAGCTCGAGGCCCGGAACGCGCAGGAGCTGGCGCGACGGGTCGCGGTGCCGGGAAACGTCGCGATCGAGCAGTTCACCGAGCGGGCTGCGTCGTACGGGGCGCGGGTGCGCGACGCGTGGGACACGCCCTACGGGTTCCCGTCGGGGACCGTTACGGCGGGCCTGCACCTGGCCGTCGCCGCGGCCGAGTGGCACCTGCACGCGTGGGACGTCGCGCGCGCCGTCGGCCGTGAGCACCGCCCCGGCGATCCCGAGACGCTGCTGAACGCGGTCATCGACTGCTTCGCCGTCGCGCGCGGCGGCGTCGAGGGCAACATGCTGCGCACGTTCGCACCGGCGGTGGCGCGCTTCGGCGACCCGTGGGCCTCGTTGCTGCGGCGGTCGGGACGGCGGCCGCCGTTCAGGTGGCTGCGGCGCCGAACGTGA
- a CDS encoding GNAT family N-acetyltransferase, with translation MVGAQRPDPPPHHVLRWRGGWARLGAWRGSTEVAFVSVGAQRPPDGDLVERALRTLTAEGYTSVVTNALAPADALPFVDAGFAVRERLHLLAHDMVRLPYTTLPTRRARRADRELVLALDGRAFDGFWRLDAQGLDDALHATPVTRFRVAEDGPDVVAYAISGRAGATGYLQRIAVDPSVRGRGWGRAVVTDALHWLHRHHVSRTLVNTQCDNDAALHLYEACGFARLPVGLCVMGREL, from the coding sequence ATGGTCGGCGCGCAGCGCCCGGATCCTCCGCCTCACCACGTGCTGCGCTGGCGCGGTGGTTGGGCGCGTCTCGGCGCCTGGCGCGGGAGCACGGAGGTCGCCTTCGTCTCGGTCGGCGCGCAGCGCCCGCCCGACGGCGACCTCGTGGAGCGCGCCCTGCGGACCCTGACCGCAGAGGGCTACACGTCGGTCGTCACGAACGCCCTCGCGCCGGCCGACGCGCTCCCGTTCGTGGACGCCGGCTTCGCCGTACGCGAGCGGCTCCACCTCCTCGCCCACGACATGGTCCGCCTTCCCTACACGACGTTGCCGACCCGTCGCGCCCGGCGGGCGGACCGCGAGCTCGTCCTCGCGCTCGACGGCCGCGCGTTCGACGGGTTCTGGCGGCTCGACGCCCAGGGGCTCGACGACGCGCTCCACGCGACGCCGGTCACGCGGTTTCGTGTCGCGGAGGACGGGCCAGACGTCGTCGCGTACGCCATCTCGGGTCGCGCGGGCGCGACCGGGTACCTCCAACGCATCGCGGTCGATCCGTCCGTGCGCGGCCGCGGCTGGGGTCGCGCCGTCGTCACCGACGCGCTCCACTGGCTGCACCGCCATCACGTCTCGCGCACGCTGGTCAACACGCAGTGCGACAATGACGCCGCGTTGCACCTGTACGAGGCGTGCGGATTCGCGCGACTCCCCGTCGGGCTCTGCGTGATGGGGCGCGAGCTGTGA
- a CDS encoding CCA tRNA nucleotidyltransferase, whose product MIPERLQAVLAAGSPVQRLAARLTDAGHQCYLVGGSVRDALLDRPPVDLDVCTDARPDAIERIVRGWADHVWTKGKRFGTIGCEVDGTRFEITTFRADVYRPESRKPDVTYADDVETDLSRRDFTVNAMALRLPDPLLVDPFDGAVDLAAHRLRTPLDPEVSFLDDPLRMLRAARFVAAFDLVPDPSLVTAVEQLRSRLEIVSAERIRDELTKLLLVDDPSEGLWFLADTKLSDEFLPELNAMQLEQDPIHQHKDVLAHTIAVVRNTRPELKVRLAALMHDVGKPKTRSFARGGVSFHHHEVVGARMTQERLRALKYPNDVVEDVTKLVYLHLRIHTYAMGWTDKAVRRYARDAGPLLDDLNHLVRCDCTTRNKQRARALARRMDELEERIEALRAQEELDRIRPPLDGRQVMAFLGIRPGPLVGEALDHLLEIRLDEGPIPEDEAYRRLAAWADERGLPHA is encoded by the coding sequence GTGATCCCCGAACGGCTGCAGGCGGTCCTCGCGGCGGGCTCCCCGGTGCAGCGGCTCGCGGCGCGCCTCACCGACGCCGGTCACCAGTGCTACCTCGTCGGCGGCAGCGTGCGCGACGCGCTGCTCGACCGGCCGCCCGTGGACCTCGACGTCTGCACCGACGCCCGCCCCGACGCCATCGAGCGGATCGTGCGCGGCTGGGCCGACCACGTCTGGACGAAGGGCAAGCGGTTCGGGACGATCGGCTGCGAGGTCGACGGCACGCGCTTCGAGATCACGACGTTCCGCGCAGACGTGTACCGCCCCGAGAGCCGCAAGCCCGACGTGACCTACGCCGACGACGTCGAGACCGACCTGTCGCGGCGCGACTTCACCGTGAACGCGATGGCCCTCCGTCTCCCCGACCCGCTCCTCGTGGACCCGTTCGACGGCGCGGTCGACCTCGCCGCGCACCGGCTGCGTACGCCGCTCGACCCCGAGGTGTCGTTCCTCGACGATCCGCTGCGGATGCTGCGCGCGGCGCGCTTCGTCGCCGCGTTCGACCTCGTCCCGGATCCCAGTCTGGTCACCGCGGTCGAGCAGCTGCGGAGCCGGCTCGAGATCGTGAGCGCCGAGCGCATCCGTGACGAGCTGACCAAGCTCCTGCTCGTCGACGACCCGTCCGAAGGTCTGTGGTTCCTCGCGGACACGAAGTTGAGCGACGAGTTCCTTCCCGAGCTCAACGCGATGCAGCTCGAGCAGGATCCGATCCATCAGCACAAGGACGTCCTCGCGCACACGATCGCGGTCGTGCGCAACACTCGGCCCGAGCTCAAGGTCCGGCTCGCCGCGCTGATGCACGACGTCGGCAAGCCGAAGACGCGCTCGTTCGCCCGTGGTGGCGTGAGCTTCCACCACCACGAGGTCGTCGGCGCGCGGATGACCCAGGAACGCCTGCGCGCGCTGAAGTACCCGAACGACGTCGTCGAGGACGTCACGAAGCTCGTCTACCTCCATCTCCGCATCCACACGTACGCGATGGGATGGACCGACAAGGCCGTGCGCAGGTACGCGCGCGATGCGGGCCCGTTGCTCGACGATCTCAACCACCTCGTGCGGTGCGACTGCACGACGCGCAACAAGCAGCGCGCCCGCGCGCTCGCGCGCCGCATGGACGAGCTGGAGGAACGCATCGAGGCGCTGCGCGCGCAGGAGGAGCTCGACCGCATCCGCCCGCCGCTCGACGGACGGCAGGTGATGGCGTTCCTCGGCATCCGGCCCGGGCCCCTCGTCGGCGAGGCGCTCGACCACCTGCTCGAGATCCGCCTCGACGAGGGACCGATCCCCGAGGACGAGGCGTACCGGCGTCTCGCCGCGTGGGCCGACGAGCGCGGCCTGCCGCACGCGTGA
- a CDS encoding methyltransferase domain-containing protein codes for MTTGNTESWNRIARRRDASTLPTDTISYGPDAPTEQELRLLGDVNGRRVLDLGCGSGASAVAFARQGATVIAVDASNAQLAHARALADRAEARVEWHLGDLADLAFLRADSIDVAFSAHALAEVADVGRVFRQVHRVLRPQGTFVLSYEHPLALLIAREMGPAAAGSRNGAMELPLDRLEIRRSYFDESPIVVDRDGEPVTVHPRTVSSVFMGLTRSGFRVEVITEPPPAPEADEDLPVAPTIVWRARKEGL; via the coding sequence ATGACGACGGGGAACACCGAGAGCTGGAACCGCATCGCGCGCCGACGCGACGCGAGCACGCTCCCCACCGACACGATCTCCTACGGGCCGGACGCGCCGACCGAGCAGGAGCTGCGGCTCCTCGGGGACGTGAACGGTCGTCGGGTCCTCGACCTCGGGTGCGGCAGCGGCGCTTCCGCCGTCGCGTTCGCACGTCAGGGTGCGACGGTCATCGCGGTCGACGCGTCGAACGCGCAGCTCGCGCACGCGCGTGCGCTCGCCGACCGCGCGGAGGCCCGCGTCGAATGGCACCTCGGGGATCTCGCGGACCTCGCGTTCCTCCGCGCGGACTCCATCGACGTCGCGTTCAGCGCCCACGCGCTCGCGGAGGTCGCCGACGTCGGGCGCGTCTTCCGCCAGGTGCACCGCGTGCTGCGACCACAGGGGACCTTCGTGCTGTCCTACGAGCACCCGCTCGCGCTGCTCATCGCGCGGGAGATGGGTCCCGCGGCTGCCGGGTCGCGGAACGGGGCGATGGAGCTGCCCCTCGACCGGCTCGAGATCCGCCGTTCCTACTTCGACGAGTCGCCGATCGTCGTCGACCGCGACGGTGAGCCCGTGACCGTCCACCCGCGCACGGTGTCCAGCGTCTTCATGGGCCTCACCCGCTCGGGTTTCCGGGTCGAGGTGATCACGGAACCCCCGCCCGCGCCGGAGGCGGACGAGGACCTGCCTGTCGCACCGACGATCGTCTGGCGGGCGCGCAAGGAAGGGCTGTGA
- a CDS encoding DUF885 domain-containing protein yields MRPVAALGQAYADLVCETFPARATYLGVHDHDDRLGEHTAATFEAFASELRALRTELATTRDDGIDARALDGALATELLALEQEQQWRRNPEGAIDGALAACLALLLRDTAPVETRISALRGRLAELPAFLDGARRTWSDVPRVWSESAHETAAAGAAFLRDDLLEAVPEPMRSGSIVDAATRAADALDAVAAHLRSLPDSGPWVAGEHVVAQRLRAQHHLTDGPEAIAARGHALVAETLTRLEELDPDWRALVAHHKDDHPPLDGLLARYRDEMARTRAFVEEHDVATATDDPLDVRPSPRFWAHLVPYAAYDPPGFFEPDSPGVFWVTVPDGDDAAERLRGHAHASVVLTAIHEGYPGHHLQLTRANRDAGVVAAMAESPLTVEGWAFYCEEMLLDAGFDRDDAVMRTFQLKDQLWRAVRVVVDIGLHTGEIDLDAAVDMLVRVADLERPNAMDEVRRYTSTPTYQIGYAIGKDEILRLRARCERLDGASFRIGRFHDELLSYGSLPVPLAAEAMLAAREQSE; encoded by the coding sequence ATGCGCCCGGTCGCAGCGCTCGGGCAGGCGTACGCGGACCTCGTGTGCGAGACGTTCCCGGCGCGCGCGACGTATCTCGGCGTCCACGACCACGACGACCGTCTCGGAGAGCACACCGCGGCGACGTTCGAGGCGTTCGCGTCGGAGCTGCGGGCGCTGCGCACGGAGCTCGCGACGACTCGGGACGACGGCATCGACGCGCGGGCCCTCGACGGCGCGCTCGCCACGGAGCTCCTCGCGCTCGAGCAGGAGCAGCAATGGCGCCGGAACCCGGAGGGCGCGATCGACGGCGCGCTGGCGGCGTGCCTCGCGCTGTTGCTCCGCGACACCGCGCCGGTCGAGACGCGCATCAGCGCCTTGCGCGGTCGCCTCGCGGAGCTGCCCGCGTTCCTCGACGGCGCCCGACGGACGTGGTCGGACGTGCCGCGCGTGTGGAGCGAGTCGGCCCACGAGACCGCAGCGGCGGGCGCGGCGTTCCTCCGCGACGACCTTCTCGAGGCGGTGCCCGAGCCGATGCGCTCCGGCTCGATCGTCGATGCCGCGACGCGTGCGGCCGACGCGCTCGACGCCGTCGCCGCGCACCTGCGCTCGCTGCCGGACAGCGGGCCGTGGGTCGCGGGGGAGCACGTCGTCGCGCAGCGACTTCGAGCGCAGCACCACCTGACCGACGGTCCGGAGGCGATCGCGGCGCGCGGACACGCGCTGGTGGCCGAGACCCTCACGCGGCTCGAGGAGCTCGATCCCGACTGGCGCGCGCTCGTCGCCCATCACAAGGACGACCATCCCCCGCTGGACGGGCTGCTCGCGCGCTACCGGGACGAGATGGCGCGCACGCGCGCGTTCGTGGAGGAGCACGACGTCGCCACCGCCACCGACGACCCGCTCGACGTCCGGCCGTCGCCGCGCTTCTGGGCCCACCTCGTGCCGTACGCGGCCTACGACCCGCCCGGGTTCTTCGAGCCCGACAGCCCGGGTGTGTTCTGGGTGACGGTTCCCGACGGCGACGACGCAGCGGAGCGGCTGCGCGGGCACGCGCACGCGTCGGTGGTGCTGACCGCGATCCACGAGGGCTATCCCGGCCACCACCTCCAGCTCACGCGCGCCAACCGCGACGCGGGCGTCGTGGCCGCGATGGCCGAGTCGCCGCTCACCGTCGAGGGCTGGGCGTTCTACTGCGAGGAGATGCTCCTCGACGCGGGGTTCGACCGCGACGACGCGGTGATGCGCACGTTCCAGCTGAAGGACCAGCTGTGGCGGGCGGTGCGCGTCGTCGTCGACATCGGGTTGCACACCGGCGAGATCGACTTGGACGCCGCGGTCGACATGCTCGTGCGTGTCGCGGACCTCGAGCGCCCGAACGCGATGGACGAGGTGCGCCGCTACACGTCGACGCCGACGTACCAGATCGGCTACGCGATCGGGAAGGACGAGATCCTGCGACTCCGGGCGCGGTGCGAGAGACTCGACGGCGCGTCGTTCCGCATCGGGCGCTTCCACGACGAGCTCCTGTCCTACGGCTCGCTGCCCGTCCCGTTGGCCGCGGAAGCCATGCTCGCCGCACGCGAGCAGTCAGAATGA
- a CDS encoding histone deacetylase — MDGVLLVATDPVFAAHDTGRGHPERAARLEAVEVGIQRSGVVDALQPLPPRAAERAELERVHPPDHLDALHALCARGGAVDPDTVVSPGSWKAAVHAAGAGLAAIDALDRGAGDAAFLALRPPGHHATPSRAMGFCLLNSVAISAAALADRGERVAIVDFDAHHGNGTQACFERDGRVLYVSFHQWPLYPGTGRLDEIGHDGGVGTNCNLPFPPGATGDVYLAACDAVVGPLVERFEPTWLLLSAGFDGHRADPLTGLSLSAGDFGLLTERLAALVPAGRRIAFLEGGYDLDALARSVATTLPALVGARPPHEEAPSAGGPGHVVVDAVADLWSDLGV; from the coding sequence ATGGACGGCGTGCTCCTCGTCGCGACCGACCCCGTGTTCGCCGCCCACGACACCGGGCGTGGCCATCCGGAGCGCGCGGCGCGGCTCGAGGCCGTCGAGGTCGGCATCCAGCGTTCGGGCGTCGTCGACGCGCTGCAACCGCTGCCACCGCGCGCCGCGGAGCGCGCGGAGCTGGAGCGCGTTCATCCCCCCGACCACCTGGACGCGCTGCACGCCCTGTGCGCGCGCGGCGGGGCCGTCGACCCGGACACGGTCGTCTCACCGGGATCGTGGAAGGCGGCGGTGCACGCCGCCGGTGCCGGCCTCGCCGCGATCGACGCGCTCGACCGCGGTGCCGGTGACGCGGCGTTCCTCGCGCTCCGACCCCCGGGTCATCACGCGACGCCGTCGCGCGCGATGGGGTTCTGCCTTCTCAACAGTGTCGCGATCAGTGCCGCCGCGCTCGCTGACCGCGGCGAACGCGTCGCGATCGTCGACTTCGACGCGCACCACGGGAACGGGACGCAGGCCTGCTTCGAGCGTGACGGCCGGGTGCTGTACGTGTCGTTCCACCAGTGGCCGCTGTACCCGGGAACGGGGCGGCTCGACGAGATCGGCCACGACGGCGGCGTCGGCACGAACTGCAACCTTCCCTTCCCGCCCGGCGCGACCGGTGACGTGTACCTCGCCGCGTGTGACGCGGTGGTCGGCCCGCTGGTGGAACGCTTCGAGCCCACGTGGCTGCTGCTCTCCGCCGGCTTCGACGGCCACCGCGCCGATCCGCTGACCGGCTTGTCGCTGAGCGCGGGCGACTTCGGCCTGCTCACGGAGCGGCTGGCCGCGCTCGTACCCGCAGGCCGGCGGATCGCGTTCCTCGAGGGCGGCTACGACCTCGACGCGCTCGCCCGGTCGGTCGCGACGACGCTCCCCGCCCTCGTCGGCGCCCGTCCGCCCCACGAGGAGGCCCCGAGCGCGGGCGGACCGGGCCACGTCGTCGTCGACGCGGTCGCCGACCTCTGGTCCGACCTCGGCGTCTGA
- a CDS encoding OsmC family protein: MAEHRYLATCSWRGSTAGGYDAYDRAHDATVPPVEATVPLSSDPAFRGDPSRLNPEQLLVLAAASCQLLSFLAVAARARVDVVAYDDTAEGVMPTSNRPMWITEIVLRPHVTVNGDVDEARVRHLCDVAHRECFVASSLRTEVRVEPEITFGAAAT, translated from the coding sequence TTGGCCGAGCACCGCTACCTCGCGACCTGCTCGTGGCGGGGGTCCACGGCCGGCGGCTACGACGCGTACGACCGCGCGCACGACGCGACGGTCCCTCCCGTCGAGGCGACCGTCCCGTTGTCGTCCGACCCGGCGTTCCGCGGCGACCCGTCACGGCTGAACCCCGAGCAGCTGCTCGTGCTCGCAGCGGCGTCGTGTCAGCTGCTGTCGTTCCTCGCGGTCGCGGCGCGCGCCCGAGTCGACGTCGTCGCGTACGACGACACGGCGGAAGGTGTGATGCCCACGTCGAACCGGCCGATGTGGATCACCGAGATCGTGCTGCGACCGCACGTCACCGTGAACGGCGACGTGGACGAGGCACGTGTGCGTCACCTCTGTGACGTCGCCCACCGCGAGTGCTTCGTCGCGAGCTCGCTGCGTACCGAGGTCCGGGTCGAACCCGAGATCACGTTCGGCGCCGCAGCCACCTGA